The following coding sequences lie in one Takifugu rubripes chromosome 8, fTakRub1.2, whole genome shotgun sequence genomic window:
- the LOC101071884 gene encoding uncharacterized protein, protein MGCQCCRMIKSYIYDPTAPADVRKADSAGSSLYQPHHLPGAPPSGGPNKQKQGFNNLGYSKSSDSTLKLEVDNNHVNHRLHGAPPPAEVYIIQPERTRWMVQERSPSQVPVYPNMEYQNHTGYDERGPRGVRSGWDNAVTGCVNSVENLSVDEIDEGVGGTSEYLCDTGDEVSVLSVDIHTSNTSLSSADTRDGLGLPKTPDVSTVESGISVMKSEDEEEEPTKDEVQSVTDSMVAEALAALEAATAGEDFE, encoded by the exons ATGGGGTGCCAGTGCTGCCGGATGATAAAAAG CTACATTTACGACCCCACTGCGCCGGCAGACGTGAGGAAGGCCGACTCGGCGGGGAGCTCGCTCTACCAGCCCCATCACCTGCCGGGCGCCCCCCCCAGCGGGGGCCCGAACAAGCAGAAGCAAGGCTTCAACAACCTGGGCTACAGCAAGTCCAGCGACAGCACGCTGAAGCTGGAGGTGGACAACAACCACGTCAACCACAGGCTGCACGGCGCGCCGCCGCCCGCCGAGGTCTACATCATCCAGCCCGAGAGGACGAGATGGATGGTCCAGGAAAGGAGCCCAAGCCAGGTGCCCGTTTACCCAAACATGGAGTACCAGAACCACACCGGCTACGATGAGCGGGGCCCCCGGGGAGTGCGGAGCGGCTGGGACAACGCAGTCACGGGATGTGTCAACAGTGTGGAAAACTTATCGGTGGATGAAATAGACGAGGGCGTCGGAGGGACGTCGGAGTATCTGTGCGACACGGGGGACGAGGTCAGCGTCCTGTCGGTGGACATCCACACCAGCAACACCAGCCTGTCCTCGGCCGACACCAGGGACGGGCTCGGGCTGCCAAAGACTCCGGACGTTTCCACCGTGGAGAGCGGCATCTCGGTGATGAAgagcgaggatgaggaggaggagccgacCAAGGACGAGGTGCAGAGCGTCACGGACTCGATGGTGGCCGAGGCTCTAGCCGCCCTGGAGGCCGCCACCGCCGGAGAGGACTTTGAGTGA